The Chloroflexota bacterium genomic sequence CTGACGGCCAGCTCGCTACGTCACCCAGTCGAGGACCTGTGAGAGGGATGAGACCTCCGGGCCGGGCCAGGGGTCCGCGGCGTCGGGGAGGGTCTCGTAGGGGACGTGGATGCGGAGGGGGGGCATGCCGACGCGCTCGGCGCCGGGGAGCTCGCCGCTGTTGCCGTCGCCGACGTAGAGGCAGCGATCGGGGGCGACGCCGAGGCGCTCGCAAGTCACGGTGTAGATGCGCGGGTCGGGCTTGCGCATGCCCGTATCGCAGGAGAAGGTCGCGGTGTCGAAGTAGGGCGGGAACGGTGTGTCGGGCCAGAGCGTCGGGGTCTCCCAGGAGCAATCGGTGATGAGGGCGATCCTGTGGCCCATCGCGCGGAGGCGGGAGAGGGTGTCGAGGCAGCCGGGGCGGGGGACGAGGCGTTCGCGAAAGAACTCCGTTCGGAGCGCCAGCGCGTCGGCCATACCGGCCGCGTTGGGTTCGACGCCGAGCTCGGCGCAGAGGGCGGCCACGTAGTCATGGAACGAGCCGCAGTCGCCCGTCATACGCTGGGTGATGGTGCTGTTCCAGAGTTGGACGAAGGGGTCCGGCGGGGCGCCCACGAGCTCGGCGACCTCGCTCGTCGTCCGGTTGTAGCCACCGAGGGCGGCGACGGAGCTGGTGGTCTCGTCGACGAGGGTGCCGTAGAGGTCGAAGATGACGGCGTCAAACCGCATGGGCGCACCCGCCTTTTCCCTTCGCTACCTGCACCCTATGCGCCCAGCGTTGCGACGCTGAAGACGACGGAGAAGGGCTTGCAGTAGATGACGACGCTCTTGATGGCTCCGATGTCCACGCCGGCGGGGATGGTGTAGTTCTGGTTGCCGCGGTTGCCCTTCAGCGGGCCGAGGTCGGCGTAGCCGGGGAGCTTGACCTCGTTGCCGCGGGTGGGGTCCTCGTGCGGCGAGATGATGACGTGGAGCGCGGGGCCGTTGGTGACGTCGAGGTTCTCGAGGCGCAGGAGGTGGCCGCCGCCGGGGGCGGAGAAGATGATGGCCTGCCCGCTGCCCTGGTGGAAGGCGTCGGCGTCCTTGAAGGCGCCGGTGGCCACGCGCTGGACCTCGGCCTGGGGGCTCGCCGCCGCCATCATGCCATCCATGACGGCCGCGCCACCGTCGGCGCCCATCGCGGCCACGTCCATGCCGGAACCGAGCATCGTGCCGGCGGTGATGGAGACGGCTGAGGGCATCGCCTCCTCCATGACGGCGTCGTCGACCATTGCCATGCCGGCCATCACCATCTCGACGTCGGTGCGCTCCATGCCCTCGGGGATGGTGGCGTTGAGGGCGAAGGGGAACTCCTCCTCGACGGTGACGTTGGTGAAGAGGGGCGATGCCAGAGACCACGCCAGGAAGAGCGCGACGATGGCCACGGGCGTGCCGCCGATGATGAAGGGCACACGGTGGCGCATGATGAAGAGGTGCCAGCCGAGCCGGTACGCGACGTAGAGCGCCGCCGCCAGGGCGAGTATGAAGACCGCGCCGATGATGAACCGGTACTCGTAGAGGTCTGCAAAGGCCCGTTCGATGTCGCCAAAGGTTGCCATGGACACCCCCTTCTCGGCGTCGCAGGCCTGTGCCGGCCTGCGGGGGGCCGACTGAGTTACGAATTCGCTCTACATTCATTGTAGCGCGAGCAGGAATCGGCGCGCACTCCCCATCGTGGGCGGGGGCTGGTATCCTAGAGCAATCCATAAACACACCGCCCTGGTCGCATCGCGGCTCGGGGGCATCTACGGAGAGGACATTCATGGAAGAGGCAACCAACGGAACGCCCAAGCGGGCGATGATCGTCATTGCGCACCCGGACGACGGCGAGTTCATGGCCGCCGGGACGCTGGCCAAGTGGGCAAAGGAGGGCTCGGAGGTGGTCTACGTCCTGTGCACCAGCGGAGACAAGGGCACCTCGGACCCGGAGATCGACCCGGAGGAGCTGGCGGTCATCCGCGAGCAGGAGCAGCGGAACGCGGCGGCGGTGGTCGGCGCTAGTGCCGTCGAGTTCCTGCGGTACAAGGACGGGTTCCTGCAGAACACGCTGGAGCTGCGGAAGGACATCGTGCGGCAGATCCGCAAGCACCAGCCGGACATCGTGCTGTGCCAGGACCCGACGATGCGGTACGTGGGCAACTACATCAACCACCCGGACCACCGGGCGGCGGGGGACGCCACGCTGGACGCGGTGTTCCCCTCGGCGCGGGACTACCACGTGTACCCGGACCTGATCGCGGAGGGGCTGATGCCCCACAAGGCGCTGGAGGTCTACATGGGGGCCTTCGGCAACGACAACGCGAACGTGTGGGTGGACATCACGGACACCATCGACACGAAGATTGCGGCGCTGATGGAACACAAGACGCAGGTGGGCGACGACCCGGAGCGGCTGGCGACGATGCGGGAGCGCATCAAGGAGGGCTCGGCCAAGCTGGGGTCCGACCATGCGATGGGGTGCGCCGAGGGGTTCCGGTACATCAAGCTGCGGTAGGGCGCGCCGGGCGCGGGCGGCGGCGTTCGCCCTTCGATTTCCCTCAGGGCGAACGGAATGCCAGGCTTGCCAAAGAGGCAGCGACAGGGCGCTCACCAAGGAGGAGCACATGGACCAGCAGGCCATTCGGAGCCAGATTCCGGCGACGGGGAACGTCGTGTACATGAACACGGGCTGGTCCGGGCCGTCGCCGACGTCCGTGGTGGAGGCGATCTCGCGGCGGCTGCAGGAGGAGAGCGCGCTCGGGCCAGCGAGCCCCAGCGTACTGGCGAGCGGCCGGGAGATGCGGCAGGAGCTTCGGGAGTCGCTGGCGGCGTTCCTGAACGTCTCGTCGGAGGAGCTGACGCTGACGCAGAACACGACGGAGGGGCAGAACCTGGTCATCAACGGGCTGACGTGGCAGGCGGGCGACGAGGTCATCACCTTCAGCCTGGAGCACAACTCGGTGCTGGCGCCGTGCTACTACCTCGAGCGGCGACACGGGACGGTGACGAGGGTGCTGCCGCTGGCGCCGGACGAGGACCACGACAGCATCGTCGCAAAGGTGGAGACGGCCATCACGCCTCGGACGAAGCTGCTGTTCATGAGCCACGTGCAGTTCAAGAGCGGGCTGCGCATGCCGGCGGAGCGGCTTCGCGAGGTGACGCGGCAGCACGGGGTGCTGATGCTGCTGGACGGCGCGCAGGGCACGGGGCACGTGCAGCTCGACCTGCATGCGCTGGGCGTCGATTTCTACGCGATGCCGGGGCACAAGTGGATGCAGGGGCCGGACGGCACGGGCGCGCTGTACATCCGGCGCGAGCTCATCGAGCAGGTGACGCCGATGAAGGTGTCCGGCCACGCCATCCACTCAGGCCACGGCTGGGAGGACTTCGAGCCGAACGTGTCCGACATCCAGAAGCTGGAGCTGACGACGACGAACGACGGGCTGTGGGCGGGGCTCCGCGAGGCGATCCGGTTCCGCGACCAGCTGCGGCCGGGCGAGGCGGAGGAGCACAGCCTCTCGTTGGCGTCGCGGGCGAAGGCGGCGCTGGCGGCGGTGCCGGGCGTCGCGATTACGTCGCCGCTGGAGGGGCCGGGGTGCACCGGGCTGGTGACGTTCAGCGTCGAGGGGTGGGAGCCGCGGGAGCTGGTGAACGCGCTGGAGGCGGAGCACAGCGTCTCGATACGGGCGGTGTCGGACCCGTCGTGCGTGCGGATGTCGCTGGCGTTCTTCAACACGCACGACGAGGTGGACGGCGTCGCGGACGCGGTGCGTGGGATGGTGCGGTAGAGGTGTATTGCGGCTTGCATCGCTGAGGTTGGAATCTGTCAGCGATCAGCTTGGTCTCTTTCTAATGCCTGGACTTGCTGACGTTTCAACTCCCTATCTGCTCGGCGTTCCCGGCTACCCATCACGAATACGGTGACGATGCTGCCAAGATTGAGAGCGCCAACAACGCCGGCGACCCAAGGCAGGCAACGAGAATGAACCCAGCCAACGCGATGGCTGCACCGATGCCCAATCCCCAAGTCGCCCGACGGGAATCTCCAAGCAGGGCGGTGCGTTCTAGTAGTTGCCGGTGCGTCTCCTGTCGTTCAGCCATGGACAGCATCCGGTCAAAGGCTCCCGGCAGCATGTCTTCATACTGACGCATCATTTGGGGTGGGGGCACGGGGCCGCTGTAGGAGGCGCTAATGCGACGCTCTTCCCTGACGGAAACAGCCTCCCCATCGGGAGGCTGTTGTGTCATCTGCCGGTCGTCGCGCTGTTCTTCTTGATCCTGAGATGCTATTACGAGCCCTTGAGGTTGTTTTCCTGGGCAAACTTTCCCATAGCGTCGGAGATGTCTTGGCCCACGGCCAACCAATCGGCCCATGCAGCAATTGTGTCCGGGTTGTCCGACCGATTGTAATCATTCAAGCTGCCGCTAAAGTCAAATAGCCTAGCCCAACCCTCCAAAAATGAAGGTCGTGCAAAGAGAAAGTCAGAGTAATAGCGTTTCATAACAATGTTCCTCTTCTCAATTGCATCGTAACGAAAAGAGGAGTAGGCGTCAAACGCGCGTTGCCCGTCTTGCTCCTACTCCATGCTTAGGATGATTTTGCCGAAGTTGGCGTTGGTTTCCATGTAGGCGTGGGCTTCTCCGGTCTCTTCCAGCGGGAAGATGCGGTCCACGACCGGCTTGAGGTCGCCTGCCTCGAAGAGGGGGACGACCCGCTTCTGGATCTGCTGCGACAGGGCGATCTTTTCCTCCAGCGGTCTTGCTCGTAGGACTGTGCCGTGGACGCGGAGGCGCTTGGGGCCGAGGATGCGCAGGTCGGTCTCGAGCTTGCTGCCGCCCATGGCGCCGACGAGGACGATGCGGCCTCTGACCGCCAGCGAGTTCAGGTTGTTCTCCCAGTAGGGCGCGCCGATGACGTCGAGAACGACGTCTACGCCTCGGCCGCCCGTGCGTTCCCTAATGACCTCAAGGAAGTCCTCCTCGCGGTAGTTGATGCCCACATCGAGGCCGAGCTCGGCTGCCCTGGCGAGCTTGTCGGGCGAGCTTGCGGTCGCGTAGGTTATCGCGCCGGCGTGGCGGGCGAGCTGGATGGCGGCGATGCCGATGCCGCTGCCGGCGGCGTGGATGAGCGTGCTCTCGCCCATGACGAGGTTGCAGCTGGTGAAGAGGGCGTCGTAGGCGGTGAAGAATACCTCCGGGATGGAGGCGGCGTCGGTGAAGGACATGCCGGCAGGGATGGGCATGGCCATGCGTTCGTGGGTGTTGACGCGTGTGGCGTAGCCGCCGCCGCCGATGAGGCCAAAGACGCGGTCGCCCTCGCGCAGTGACGTCACACGGTCGCCGACGGCAGCTACGACGCCGGACATCTCGAGGCCGGGGATGTCTTGCGGGATGCCGGGCGGCGCCGGGTAGTTGCCACGGCGTTGGGAGAGGTCGGCGCGGTTGAGGGCCGAGGCCTTGACGTCGACGAGGACCTCGTCGGGGCCGAAGGCGGGGTCGTCCCGCTCGATGACCTTGAAGACCTCGGGGCCTCCGGGCTCGGTGACGACGGCGGCTCGCATGGCGTCCTCCTGTGGTGGTGTGCGAGGATACTATACCTGACGAGAGGGCTGCATCGGTATATAATCCCCGCAAGCAATGGGGGGAGAGAGGAGTCTTGGTATGGCAGAGATAGTTTTGGGCATGGCCTCATCACACGCGCCGCAGCTGGAAATGCTTCCGGGCCGATGGCGCGAGTATGGCGACCGCTCCCGCACGCAGAACGATCACTGGTTCAACGGGAAGACCTACTCGTACGGCGAGCTGGCGGAGCTCCGTGCAGGCGACCACTTCGAGAAGGAACTGTCCGAGGAGACCTTTGCGGCTCGGTTCGACGCTTGCCAGCGGGCGATTGCGCACTTGGGCGAGACGTACCGCAGCGTCGCCCCGGACGTGTGCGTCATCCTTGGGGACGACCAGCATGAGCTGTTCCAGGACGACCACATGCCGACCTTCGCCATCTACCACGGGGAGAGCGTGGAGGACCGGGCGCGGCACGGCGGCCGCGGGCCGCAGGCGTACACGGACCCGGTGATCGGCAACCACCCGGCGGATGCCATCAACCAGCCCACGGACGCGGAGCTGGGGATGCACCTGATCAAGAGCGCGGTGGCCGCGGAGTTCGACGTGGCACGGTCGAACAAGCTGCCGGTGTCGCGCAGCGAGGGGAACATCGGGCACGCCTTCTACTACTTCTACCGGCGGCTGATGGACAACAACGCCATCCCAAACGTGCCGATCATGGTGAACACGTACTACCCGCCGAACGCACCCTCGGCGGCGCGCTGCTACAAGTTTGGGCAGGCGATCGGCCGGGCGCTGCTGGACTGGGACGCGCCCAAGCGGGTGGCGGTGTTCGCGTCGGGCGGGCTTAGCCACACGGTCATCGAGGAAGACATCGACTACCGGATCATCGAGGGGCTGAAGACGGGCGACACGGACAAACTGCTGGACTACCCGGACGAGCGGTTCCGCGCGGGGACTTCGGAGATCAAGAACTGGATCGCGCTGGCGGGCGTGATGTCCGTGACGGGCTCGACGATGGACCTGGTCGACTACGTGCCCTGCTACCGGACGGAGGCGGGCAACGGGTGCGCCATGGGCTTCGGCGAGTGGGTGTAGCCGGCTCGTGAAATCTCACAAAACGCGGGGCATTACGTAACACACAGTCCCGCCGTTCACCCTTCGATTTCCCTCAGGGCGAACGGCCGGGGTTGTCGTGTGTTTGGATTCAACACAGGGAGGACTACATGGAGTACCGTTGGCTGGGCCAGACCGGCCTGGAGATCTCGACCATCGGGCTGGGGACGAACAACTTCGGCGGCAGGATGGACTACGACGCGACGAAGAAGGTGCTGAACCAGACCATGGAGGAGGGCATCAACTTCATCGACTGCGCCAACACGTACGGCGGGGGCAAGTCGGAGGAGTTCATCGGCAAGGCGCTGGGGAAGAACCGCCAGGAGATGATCATCGCGACCAAGGCGGGGGCAGGGCTCGGACCGCCGGGGACGCCGATCACGGGGCCCAACCAGCGCGGGGCGACGCGCCACCACATCATGCAGCAGGCGGAGCTGAGCCTGAAGCGGCTGGACACCGACTACATCGACCTGTTCTACATGCACCGGTGGGACGTGGACACACCAATTGAGGAAACCATGCGGGCGCTGGACGACCTGGTGCACAGCGGCAAGGTGCGCTACCTGGGGTGCTCGAACTACACAGCGTGGCAGATGGTCGAGGCGATCTGGGCGGCGCGCGCCAACAACCTGTACAACTACTGCTGCATCCAGAACGAGTACAGCCTGGTGGCCCGCGACGTCGAGCGGGAGGTGGCGCCGGTGTCGGAGCGGTACGGCGTGAGCGTCATTCCATT encodes the following:
- a CDS encoding aminotransferase class V-fold PLP-dependent enzyme, coding for MDQQAIRSQIPATGNVVYMNTGWSGPSPTSVVEAISRRLQEESALGPASPSVLASGREMRQELRESLAAFLNVSSEELTLTQNTTEGQNLVINGLTWQAGDEVITFSLEHNSVLAPCYYLERRHGTVTRVLPLAPDEDHDSIVAKVETAITPRTKLLFMSHVQFKSGLRMPAERLREVTRQHGVLMLLDGAQGTGHVQLDLHALGVDFYAMPGHKWMQGPDGTGALYIRRELIEQVTPMKVSGHAIHSGHGWEDFEPNVSDIQKLELTTTNDGLWAGLREAIRFRDQLRPGEAEEHSLSLASRAKAALAAVPGVAITSPLEGPGCTGLVTFSVEGWEPRELVNALEAEHSVSIRAVSDPSCVRMSLAFFNTHDEVDGVADAVRGMVR
- a CDS encoding DM13 domain-containing protein; translation: MATFGDIERAFADLYEYRFIIGAVFILALAAALYVAYRLGWHLFIMRHRVPFIIGGTPVAIVALFLAWSLASPLFTNVTVEEEFPFALNATIPEGMERTDVEMVMAGMAMVDDAVMEEAMPSAVSITAGTMLGSGMDVAAMGADGGAAVMDGMMAAASPQAEVQRVATGAFKDADAFHQGSGQAIIFSAPGGGHLLRLENLDVTNGPALHVIISPHEDPTRGNEVKLPGYADLGPLKGNRGNQNYTIPAGVDIGAIKSVVIYCKPFSVVFSVATLGA
- a CDS encoding protocatechuate 3,4-dioxygenase; this translates as MAEIVLGMASSHAPQLEMLPGRWREYGDRSRTQNDHWFNGKTYSYGELAELRAGDHFEKELSEETFAARFDACQRAIAHLGETYRSVAPDVCVILGDDQHELFQDDHMPTFAIYHGESVEDRARHGGRGPQAYTDPVIGNHPADAINQPTDAELGMHLIKSAVAAEFDVARSNKLPVSRSEGNIGHAFYYFYRRLMDNNAIPNVPIMVNTYYPPNAPSAARCYKFGQAIGRALLDWDAPKRVAVFASGGLSHTVIEEDIDYRIIEGLKTGDTDKLLDYPDERFRAGTSEIKNWIALAGVMSVTGSTMDLVDYVPCYRTEAGNGCAMGFGEWV
- a CDS encoding HAD-IA family hydrolase, coding for MRFDAVIFDLYGTLVDETTSSVAALGGYNRTTSEVAELVGAPPDPFVQLWNSTITQRMTGDCGSFHDYVAALCAELGVEPNAAGMADALALRTEFFRERLVPRPGCLDTLSRLRAMGHRIALITDCSWETPTLWPDTPFPPYFDTATFSCDTGMRKPDPRIYTVTCERLGVAPDRCLYVGDGNSGELPGAERVGMPPLRIHVPYETLPDAADPWPGPEVSSLSQVLDWVT
- a CDS encoding PIG-L family deacetylase, which encodes MEEATNGTPKRAMIVIAHPDDGEFMAAGTLAKWAKEGSEVVYVLCTSGDKGTSDPEIDPEELAVIREQEQRNAAAVVGASAVEFLRYKDGFLQNTLELRKDIVRQIRKHQPDIVLCQDPTMRYVGNYINHPDHRAAGDATLDAVFPSARDYHVYPDLIAEGLMPHKALEVYMGAFGNDNANVWVDITDTIDTKIAALMEHKTQVGDDPERLATMRERIKEGSAKLGSDHAMGCAEGFRYIKLR
- a CDS encoding NAD(P)H-quinone oxidoreductase, translated to MRAAVVTEPGGPEVFKVIERDDPAFGPDEVLVDVKASALNRADLSQRRGNYPAPPGIPQDIPGLEMSGVVAAVGDRVTSLREGDRVFGLIGGGGYATRVNTHERMAMPIPAGMSFTDAASIPEVFFTAYDALFTSCNLVMGESTLIHAAGSGIGIAAIQLARHAGAITYATASSPDKLARAAELGLDVGINYREEDFLEVIRERTGGRGVDVVLDVIGAPYWENNLNSLAVRGRIVLVGAMGGSKLETDLRILGPKRLRVHGTVLRARPLEEKIALSQQIQKRVVPLFEAGDLKPVVDRIFPLEETGEAHAYMETNANFGKIILSME
- a CDS encoding aldo/keto reductase, which codes for MEYRWLGQTGLEISTIGLGTNNFGGRMDYDATKKVLNQTMEEGINFIDCANTYGGGKSEEFIGKALGKNRQEMIIATKAGAGLGPPGTPITGPNQRGATRHHIMQQAELSLKRLDTDYIDLFYMHRWDVDTPIEETMRALDDLVHSGKVRYLGCSNYTAWQMVEAIWAARANNLYNYCCIQNEYSLVARDVEREVAPVSERYGVSVIPFFPLASGFLTGKYAQGEEPPEGTRFASSPNMGNRYLTEANWSLLGKLQSFSGERGHSVAELAFAWLLGSPVVPSVIAGATKPEQVTANAKAAEWQLSTEEMAEIREML